The genomic interval tgaagactggctaccaggctggtccaatttagccatgaaacctcccacactgaaatgacaggtgtttcagtttcattgtccaacccctgtataagcAAGCCTAAGAGAGAAGCCATTTTCTTATGGACATTTCTTGATGTATACTCATCCATCTTACTCAGATGGAATGTTTTCATGTCTTCCCCATTTTGAAGAGCAGTTATAGGAAACTAGCCTCTTTGTCACGTTACATATACACCCAAAGGAAGCAGGAAGTTAAAGTTTACAGACATGGATCAACTAGGAAAGGTTAGGCATacatcacatttattttaaagtaattagTGGTGCCAACCACAGCTCAGTCTGTTAAAACTAATTGTGTCTTAAAGTGATATCATTTAACCCCACGGAACAAATTATCGAGTTTTTTCTAAAACTTGTTCAGTGTCAGTTTACGCTGCTGTGATAAAAGGACCACTTTACGGCTTTCTACCAAAAAATTGCCAAACAATAGTTTGGCAACAGTTGCTACATGACCAAGGTCAGTAAAATGGAACGTACACTTTTATACAGCAGAAAGTCTGTTCAACTCACAGTTTGGGGTTATCGGTCAGGACGACTCGCAGATAACGGCATACCTCTCTGTACCTGCACACAGTTAAAACAAAAGCTCTTTCATCACTTCTGTAAAGAACAGCTGCATGtgcaaatattaaaacatgCTGGAAAAAGCACATATATCTTTAACCTGCACTGACGCTGAAGTAGTTCAGTTCTCAGCAGGACCACAGAAATCGTTTCAATCAGGACGTCCTTCTTGCCCTTGTCCTTGCGGACGCCCGACACGTTCTGCCCCTTCAGCACGGACACCAGCAGGACGTCCTCCCAGGATCGAACACACAAACTGGAGAACGAGGATGAAGAGTTTTGTCCCAAGCAAAgcaattattttattctttcttcATTGCTACTCACCTGTTTTTAAGGGCACTCGTCTCAGCTGGGAAACATATTCTGCTCTGGTAAAAAACTTGCAGTTTGTGCATAAACAATGGAGTAATATCAGCCATCACCATATGTCTCTGTACTGATGATATCACTCTGgaaaaaacaaccataaaagcaAGAGGTTATTTTCCAAATATAAGTTAGTCAGAAATAAGTGAGTccacttgttttatgttgatttCAGAAGTTCATGTTTTGAGTATCAAAGTGtaccaaaaaatgtaaaaacaaaaataaaaacaatgagccGCAATAATGTAATAATTGTAAACCCCTCTCGCCCCAGTGGTAATGGTTTGAATGCGATAGAAAATCAAAATTATTGAAGCATAAACATGATGATAACTGATGTGTTTACAAGGTCATGCATGACTTAATGGTGCAATGTGACATTTTACCTGTGCAGTAACATTATTATGGTCTCAGAAGTTGTATCGGTCGAAGATGATcccataaacctgcaagaaaagAACGTTCATCAAAGAAAATGGTAACAAAGAGTGAAGATGTGAGTTCAACAGTTGGCATGGTTCCTACACTTCTCATCTACTAAATTCTGTACTTCTCTGGACTCAAATGAGCAGTTTGCTGTCCGTTATAGACCCATGCTTAAAGTGTAAATACAAGAGCTCACTTTGAACTATGAACTAACACTATTTACCGCAAGCATTTCAGGTCTTACAAAAACCACCAGGATGGAGGACAAAGACAGAAAGATGATACAACACTAAGACAAATGGATGAGGAACGaagactggaaaaataaaagggTTTCTGGACTCTATTTTTCAGTCATTATTCATTACTTAAATTCCATATTTTTGCAGACTATGTGGGAACTCTGAGTTGAAGTGGCCTGTTGTTTGCTCACCCTAACACTTGAAAATGTCTCATAAGCTCTTCAGCAGCTCCAAGATGCATGATGGTTGCAGCCCGACTATTCTGTTTATCAGCTTTGTTCAGGAATAACGTCACCCACTCAAACACAGGACCGTACCTACGGCgatgcaaagaaaaaagtacaaaattattcactttttcaaattgaaCTTTATGTTCTTCTGTCATTTGTGGTGTTGTAGAACATAGAGAATACTCCATAGACTCTCTGTGGGGTTTAGTTCAGGTCAGTCTGACTGTGTTTGCTGCagcttttcttcattttttagcacttttgtcctgttttaattttttatcggGGATGTTTTATCTACAAACTGTGCCGTCCATTCGGGTATCTATTTAGGTCAGTTACGCCTCACCCTCTGGGGCCGGCCTATTTTCAACCTTGAGAGGTCTCTCTTCTGGCTTTCTCTGCAACAGCCTTTGGGTTCGCGTGGATCTCGGGGGAGGAAGAGAGGAACGAGGGCCGGTGTCCAGGTGGGGTCGTTGGCAAACCAAGGCATAAATCTTTTACCACCTGTTCCTTTGGCTTTCATGCCAACGGGGATTTTACCATCTCATCCCAACCTGGATGTGTTCTACCAGGACCGCTGCAATACTGCTACCTCCGGACTGTTTATCCAGACTCTTCGGACTCATCGCTGTTCTTCCCGCCCATAGAGGGATTACATGATGTGCGTGGATCGTACCCTCAGTTTCTCTGTCCTCTGGAACGGGCTGTTCCTGTGAGTGGCATTGCCTTGTGTCCATTTATTAACAAAGAAATCATTCTTGCTGAATGACTTCATAAAATCCAGAAACTTGGATTTAGTGTTTCTTACTGAGACCTGGCAGCAAGATTTGGATTTCGTTTCTTTCACCGAACTGTGTCCAAGTGGCTTTCATCAGCCAGCCCCGACCGTCAGGCTGTGGAGGAGGCCTTGCAGCCATGTTTAGATGTGGGTTTTCCTGCAGCACATCTAATGTTGGTCATTTTGCATTGTTCGAACAGCGGCTGATTAAAATTGGGGAAAAGGTTCCTTTTTATTGTGCAGTGGTTTACCGTCCTTTACATTTTCATCTCAGACCATCACtgtagtatttttaatttatctcAAAATGTTTCACAGCTTTCAGCTCGCTGCGAGTTTAGCTCGATTTTTAAATTCCTCGACAGCTTGACCTTTTTGCTGCGGATTTTAATCCCTTCTTATCTCCTTTTAGTGACGTGATTATCTGACTGACCAGTTTCATGAATATTGTCTCTCTATTTTAGACAGTATCTGCCCTGTTAAAATTAGATCATTAACTCTACACCATGGGTAAACAATAGTATCCACTGTTTAAAGTGTACTTGTAGACAAATTGAACGTTTATAGAACTTATTTACAGGTGGATCCTCTGTGCTTAAAGGatcttttagtttcttttaaTAATACAGTCAAAGAAGCAAAGGCAACCCAGTGTTCTAATTTAATTGCTAGGAGGTAACTCCTAACAGTTTATCAGGGTCATTGCCTGACCTGCTCCACTTTCTGTTCCTATTTTTCTATTGAGGATTGACAACTTTTTCTTTCCTATTTCATAAACAAAGTCAATAAGGTGAGAAATAATATTTCTCTACTTACTCCTGGGTTGAAAATTCCCTGTCCAGCTCAGCCAGTTATTTCAGACTGTTTTCAGCCAGTGTCCCTATCTGAGTTGGTTAAGCTTGTTAGCACCATGAAGGCATCTTCCTGTTCTCTGGACATTCTACCAGCATGCTTGGTTAAGTGTGTTTTTCAGTGCATTGGTCCTACTGTAGTTACCATAGTAAATGCTTCCTTAGCTTCTGGTCAGGTACCTGCTTGTCTGAAGAGTGCTGTCATCCaccccctttaaaaaaaaaggttaatttgGATCCTTCTCTCTTTAGCAATTACAGACCCATTTCAAAGCTTCCTTTCCTGGCTAAGATTTTAGAGAAGATTGTTGTCAGGCAAGTAGCTACTGTTTCTGATCAATACAGCTTTATGGACCATTTTCATTCAGGTTTTTGTAAGTCCCACTCAACTGAAACGGCTCTTCTTAGAGTCGCCAATGATATTTTGATGCAGAGTGATGTAGGTAAATGTTCTGTGCTCCTTATGTTAGACCTGACTTCAGCTTTTGATACTGTTGACCATACAACCCTGCTAAATGGGCTGAGCTCTTGGGCTGGTATTTCAGGTTCTACTTGTCTTCATACTTGACTGATAGGTCAACCTTTTAGACACCATCTATTTACAGATCCCATTCCTGTCCTTTTCAATTTGGTGTTCCACAGGGCACTGTTTTAGGGTCactgttgtttttgctttatgtGCTCCCTTTTGGGCCCATTCTGTCATCTTGTAAGGATATTTTCTATCATTGATATGCAGATGATATTCAGTTGTATATTTCTTCCAAATCAAGTGTCGAAATTGCACGTTTTATTAAAATGCCTGGAGTCAATTAAAAGCTGGATGACGGAAAGTTTTCTTCAATTAAATGAAGTAAAAGAACTGAAGTAATCATTTTTGCACCagaaaaaataattgaaaagatATAGCAGATCCTTGGGtctcttatttttttgttaaatctgtTAGAAAGCTTGGGATAACCTTTGATTTAGGCTTTCCGCTTGAAAATCATGTCAAAGCTCTGTTTCAATCCTGTTTCTACCATTAGCCAAATATTGCTATTGTTTCTCGCCCTCAGATGTAAATCTTAATTCATGCTTTCGTTTCGTCTCGTTTGGGTTATTGCAATGTGCTCTACACCCGTCTTACCAAAACCTCCCTACACCAGTTGAAGTCTGTACAGAATACTGCTGCTAGGCTTCTGACTAGATCCACAACATTTTGTAATGTGACTCCACTACTAATGCAACCTTATGGCTTCCAGTTCATTATCAAGTACATTTCAAGATCCTAGTATTGACTTGGAGAGCACTGCATGGACAAGCACCTCTCTATATATCTGATCTATTACACCCATACTTGGGCCCCAATGTCCTGTGATCAGGACTTGCTTATTGTCCCCCTAACAAAACTGAAAGCTAAAGGAGACACAGGGTTTTCTTTTGTGGCTCCCAAACTCTGGAACTCCCTTCCTTTGACTCTGAGATCAGCAGACTCAGTGGTTTTCTATGAACGCCAactaaaaactttgttttttttttatctgcttttgtttaattttatcttatgtatttattttttgttgagccactttgtgatttttattttgaaaggtgctatataaatatagtTTTACTTACTTATTTACTAGGGCCACTCAGTGATACTGCGGTCATTAAACCAGGTATTGGTCCTTTTAGCAGTGCGGGCAGGTGCCAAATCCTGCTGGACATCCCGTTACAGCTGAAGTGTTCTAATATTTCCTAATAGACGACTCTGAACCCAATAAAACCAGCAGATAACATGGCTCtctaaatcatcactgactggaaaCCTCTCATCGAACCTGAAGCAGCTTCGaatctgtgcctctccactcttccttcaTGCTCTGGGcacttgatttccaaatgaaatgcaaactttactttcatctcagaagaggactttggacaactgagcaacagtccagtccctTTTCTCCTCAGTCCAGGTAAGATACGTTTGACATCGTCTCTGGTTCGGGAGTAGcttaaaacaagaaatgtgGCAGTTGACAGTTTATTCTCCTTATTGTTTGTAAACCTTTTTCTACcgcattttttccttccactcaactgtTAGTTCATATGATTGGTTACGGCACCATGAGCTTACCCTCTATATGTAGGGTGTCAGACAGCAGTTATCCCCACAGTCGTGTAGGCTATAACATAACATTAAtgtgttaaagaaaattattattgATCGAACTTTTCTCCTAGTCTTAGTCTTAAtcctcaaataaaacaaaactaaacgaTGGAAACATATCACTCTGGGAACAGTGACTCTATATAAAATAAAGTCTTCAGGTAGGTCTTGTCTAAAAACCTAAAACTTAAGTAAAATCATTGCAGCTTTTTTCACTTCTAAAGGCAACACTTATTTGTTCTAGTTTTATCAAAAAACCTAAAGTTTATTTGAAGTTGGAACAACACAGATATCGGAGGGCTCACCTGGAGCCAAGGTCTTGCTGGTTCATGCTGTAATCTGGCAGCAGAGGCTGATTCAATGTAATGGATGAGAACATAGCTGACAGTTCGCGTCTGAAGGTTTGCAACATCGCGTCTGAAAAGAAGTCGAACaaaccacagtaaaaaaaaggaGACTTAAGTAATTAAAGGCAACATTTTAATTGACTCAGTCTGAGGAAGTTTGTACCTGCATTACGAAGATGACAGTCGACTTCTGACAGAGTAAAGTTGAACCTCTGCAGTTCCCCCAACAGAGAACTGTTTCTGATGCTGGTCCAGAAGTCACTTTTATTGTGGCTGTTGCAATGACATGTTCCACTATGGCACCACACACCACACTGACAAACCATAACATACATTATTAGATTAGATATCTATACTCTTTATGTGATCAAATATGTTTCTCCAGTATAAGCAGCCTGGTCACATGGTTCTAGGAGTGTCaatgcttcaacacacctgatttTAATGAATGGGAAATGTTTAGGCTTGAGTTGAACTTGATGCTTCCTGAAGAATAATTCAACTATTTGAATGAGGTGTTGaagcaaaatctaaaacatgcaaaagTTGTCCCAAAAGGAAAAAGTCCAGGGATCACTGATCTGCAGATTTGTAAAGCAGAATGGAGATGTAGGTAACAACCACAAACCGCTTTCTTGTACTTTATAATCAAGAAATATTAGATCTTCTAAAGTcaccttttttttccaacttacACAAAAAGATAGGCATTGACCaactttaacaaaaacaagtggtcgatttgtttttctaaatcaaaTATTTGCATTAAGGGCTGGAAATATCCAGCAAAGAGCAGGAAAGGGTGTGATGTGTTTTATCGCTcagttaaacattaaaaatacaaGATTTGCAAAAATTAAACTATGCAGAAAATGACACAAAGAACATCATCCCCACACTCAAGCACGGAGGTGATAACTTTATGGTTGGCGATTGTTTTTCTATTAAGGGCATAGTACACTATGTATTATAAAATCTTCAATGCAAGCCTTCTTTATTCAGCCAAAACACTGAAGAGGGGTCATGGATTGGTCTTCTAGAGTGACCCAAACCACACCACCAAACAAATAGGTAGAAGATTCCCTTTAAGATCAAATACCTTTTTACTCAACGAAATGCAAAGTTAGCCATTACCTtttatggtaaatggcctgaactttatcatgctttatcaagtccccagagaccccaaagcactttacactacaatcagtcattcacacaCTGTAAGCTACATTATAGCCACAGCTGCACTGGGGCACACCGACAgaggtgaggctgccatacacaggtcATACCATCAAGCCCTctaaccaccatcagcaggcaagttgGGTGAAGtgttgcccaaggacacaacgactgagatgtCAGAGCGGGGGTTCGAAATGGCAACCCACAAGTTACAGGAcgaactcctaccacctgagccacagccaCCCCTTTTATGTATTGtgcttttctggatttttggtAGATTTAGTTTCTCCCCATTGAAATGACATTATTTGCTTATTTGTAAATGATCAAATTTACAAACAACACAGGGATAAACTACTTATTTCCACCACAAAACGCAattctgcttaaaaaaaaagccagaaaaAGATTCAGCACACACTTTTCAGCAAGTTTTTCCTTGATTAGGTTTGATTGCCACTTAGCAGGTCAAAAAAACTGACCTGCcaattcattaaatgcatcaaaactgaactttccCAATTCTGTCTATAAGCACACAAACAGCAAGTTACTTGATGTACACAATTTTTAGAGTTGaataaaaatcacataaaaGGTTAGGAACATATGAAGTGAATCATAAAAGGGAAAAATCTTGGAGTTCCTTAGTTTTCTCTGTGATTCAATACTACAGCACAGATCTTAGGTGGTTCTCTAGATCTACATCTGCACGCACCGATGATGCCAGCTTGTCGCATATGTAGCAGAAGCACTGATCACAAATAAGTTGGTTATCAGCCACTGGAGCACTCGTTTCAGAATCTGTAGGCCTGagcaggacagaaaacaagcagAGTGGTTGTCTGGTATGCCAATCAACGAGCTTAAATTGCGTGATCTGTTTTAGTAGATCTCTGGAAGGAGTCTCCTCACGTAAAAGAGTGTATGGGGCAGTCGTAGCGGGCGTGGGGCAGCACATCAGCCCGACGGGAGAAGGTGACCACTAGATCTTCATCCTGAGAGCTGACAAGTAAAGCACAATCTGGAACAAAGACGAGGATGAGCTGTTTGTGACTTTAAAACAAAGATTTCTAAAGGAAATAAGATACGTAAAAATAAAGCTGTTACCTGTCTTCTTCACAGCTTCCACTTCCACAATGAGGCAGGAAGTGTCTttgtcatcttcatcatcactGAGAATAATAATTTCCTCACTCTTCCCTGAGGTTCCCATCATTGATCTatagggctaagaagtaataaTACGTTTTACAAAGAGCAATAGTGTTTTGCAAACACTCTCCATTAACTTATCTTTGTCTGAGAAACAACACGGTTGACTTTGAAATCAAGTTTCGACAGAAACTGCCCCATATTACTTCCTAAGCACTACGCTAGCCTTATTTGAAGCAAAACACCTCGTAAATTACCAGAGACAACTTCGATTCTTCCACACAAAGTTTATTGCCAtggtttaaaaaatacaaatatgtttAATTACCTACTTTATTTGCGTTTTAACCAAGTTTGCTTACCAGAAAACAACTTACAAAAATTGTTTTGCTCTTGGCGCCAGCTGAGCTCAAAGGAATGGTGTCTTCTTCTTTGAAAAAACCTTTGAATCGTAAACAGCTTCTCTGAGTATACCGCCCCCTACTGTAAGTAAGAGTGTACTCTCTTCTCCACAGCTGTCATATCACTCAAAACATTACACGTTGCTTTCCAGGTTTTTTTAATTGCCTTTTACTTCTTGTTCTTAATCTTGCTTGCTTGGTCTTTGTTcgtgtaatttatttattcttaattttttttcaagaGCTGTATCAAAAATGGAATAattcttttaaataataaaaatcaaaggGGACATGTTAATTTCAGTCccaataaattcattttattaaacaaGGCTAACAAATATACAAACTGCAAAGAAGCTCAAAATGCTTTTGAAATGGGGCAACATGCAGCATAAAATACTAATTATTAGTATTGACCCTTAGCTTtagaaatagaatagaaatatgctttattgtcccacagtggagAAATTCAGGTGTCAGCAGCAATgtaaaaggcaaatggaagcatatGGTtacatatgtaaaaaaaaaaactataaaaattaaaaagtaagaATAGACTGTAAAGAAAAGGGAATTACAGAGGGATTacaatataagaaaaataaatactgatTATTACAAATGGCATACccagaataaattaaatgtgcaactgagtagggtGATTTGAAAATCAAAAATTTACAAAAGGTGCATTTGTAATTGTGCATGAGAAAAACAAGACtagtcaagaaaaaaaaaggaacaactACAAATAATAGCAGGTGTGAACACTTATTTAGTATGTTTGGAGTCATaatggttataaagtctaacagatGCTGGGAGAAGGATCTGCAATAAGCACAAACACACCGGATCTCCGATGATGGCATCATCCACCCCGGAGCCAGGCTGGTAGGCAAACAGCAGCGGATCCAAGAACACTAGGGGCTGAAGATGGTTGAGGGCCAACATTTCGAGGACCAACCTCAGATGCAAGAGCAGTGAAACTGGCCTGTAGATGCTGAGGTCCTTCAGATGTCTGACTCAGCTTCAGGCTCATCCCATGATGCCACACAGTTGATCTGCACAGCATCTCGGGAGCCTGGTGCTGATGCCATCCAGACCTGAAGCCTTTCGCAGCTTGTTCCTCACTGTGTTAAACGGGACAAGAGGGGCTTGGTGATTGCTAAGAGCTGAAAGGTGTTAAGTTCTCTGAAGAAAAGCAGTCAGGCGTTAAAGACAGAGCGTTTGCAGCAGGGGCGGGGGGGCTAAGTGTCTGATTAAACTTGTGAAAGCAATGATTTAGATCATTCACCGACAGGCTGGAGGTTATAGACAACACAACATGATGCCGTTAAGGGTAACTGAGGATTCAGTCATATCTGTACACGTCaatacttttatttatgtattattctatctttaaaattttttttaactgtttataATTACATTGTATTGGAATTAATTGGACTGACTGGAATTTGATCAAAATGGATACTATATACATGAATATGACTTGGACATGTCTCTTAAAGTGCCTTCAGGTGGATTTTGTTGTAGAATAACACATTATTAAAACACTGAATTCATCTGAATATGGAATAAAGCCTGGAGACACAAATCATCGCTCTCTCATACTTATCTAGACCTGAAAAACTCAAGGTCAATCCCATAATgttccaaaacatttaaaaaacacagtaaGATGGTGGGCACAACAAGTACCATTATTAcagttgtggaaaaaaaataaaaaaataaatgtttcttattattattttagcataAAGCTGTAGATAGATTAAAACATAATAGAGTAAATAAgacatcattattttatttgcttcttTCATCCAAACACACAAATCGAACACCCAACCAAAAACACTGATTAAATATGCTCAGTGTTCAcacaatttaaaacataaataaaatgacgATGCTTGTGtttaataaacctttaaacataGGCAGCTAAGTCAAAAATGAAGTAAATCAAGAAAATGATGGAGCATAATATATGAATTTAAACAAATCCTAATGAGAATCgaagacattttttaaactcTCGTTCCAGAGGTGGGATGCATTCAACAGGTTCTCTGTTGCTCTGCATAAGTAGAGTATTCaaaggattttttaaaaatcatgaaGCAATACTGCTATCaaagcacaaacagaaaacGAAAGCCTTTAATTTCATtcataaatgtgcaaaaacaaatgcaaaaaccAGCAGCAAAGGTGCAtcccaaaacataaatattttgtcCTCCTCTTTTTTCCATTGGCACATTCCTTTATTTTTGGGACTTTCCCAAGTTTAACCATCAGGTCTGCAGCCGCCTTGTAAGCACATTACCTGCCATGTCACAGAGACTGCACCTCTTTGAATCAGAGTAGTTTCTGAATGTCTGTGGAAATCCAGGGAGTCAAATAAGCAGTATTTCAGGATCTGAGACCGCGCAGTAGAGCATAAAGCCCATCTGGTCTACCTGATCCTCGGACAGATCGCTCAGCAAATTGACGGCCGGTTTGAAGTAACTGTGTAACGCCTGCTGCTCAAGATGACCAATCAGCTCATTGATACACTGCTGGAATCTGACATCCAGGCTGTTCTTGGACCAGTCGTTCTCGCTGTCGCTGAGGTGAAGGATCAGATTGGCCAGCGGGGCGGTCTTGAGGTGTCGTAGAGGTGGGCTCAGTTTGCAGACAGCCTTCAGGACTTTAAGTGTTAGTCTGCGGCAGCCGTCGTCAGTTGCATCAAGCTGAGTCAGGCGTTGGGTCTCCCAAGGGTAGA from Girardinichthys multiradiatus isolate DD_20200921_A chromosome 5, DD_fGirMul_XY1, whole genome shotgun sequence carries:
- the zgc:112980 gene encoding uncharacterized protein zgc:112980 produces the protein MMGTSGKSEEIIILSDDEDDKDTSCLIVEVEAVKKTDCALLVSSQDEDLVVTFSRRADVLPHARYDCPIHSFTPTDSETSAPVADNQLICDQCFCYICDKLASSCGVWCHSGTCHCNSHNKSDFWTSIRNSSLLGELQRFNFTLSEVDCHLRNADAMLQTFRRELSAMFSSITLNQPLLPDYSMNQQDLGSRYGPVFEWVTLFLNKADKQNSRAATIMHLGAAEELMRHFQVLGFMGSSSTDTTSETIIMLLHRVISSVQRHMVMADITPLFMHKLQVFYQSRICFPAETSALKNSLCVRSWEDVLLVSVLKGQNVSGVRKDKGKKDVLIETISVVLLRTELLQRQCRYREVCRYLRVVLTDNPKLFQQLQDLIPFFLCKLGDFKSALVSLFPKVNAPASRFTPAIFLLYLRIFETAMGPKLTASQLEQLCFSGAFWEPIKDAVPLKPSELVKFAFKAQRYSLSVYSDSRCWTSLLKVLCSPCGSPTAFPIPSQQFLYESRNAISVLLSEQDSNIQIPRSFLATYPRQALLLLVTGALSVRILQGSFSPGLPVLNAFKDNLWAFQWLCQSLSSNESCLNSFLKKITQEASNTPGSPLVLQFKPSQINSPSQILP